A single window of Sphaerodactylus townsendi isolate TG3544 linkage group LG05, MPM_Stown_v2.3, whole genome shotgun sequence DNA harbors:
- the LOC125433501 gene encoding actinia tenebrosa protease inhibitors-like — translation MTRYYYNPEEEECLKFTYSGCKGNSNNFETEEECEEACEEISSEVCKKPPQSGKCLAYYERYYYNSTTHSCEMFVYGGCEGNNNRFHTKLECLMVCGKSGKCKIY, via the exons ATGACACGTTACTACTACAACCCCGAGGAAGAGGAGTGCTTGAAGTTCACCTACAGCGGCTGTAAGGGCAACAGCAACAACTTTGAGACCGAGGAAGAATGCGAGGAGGCCTGTGAGGAGATCAGCTCAG AGGTTTGCAAGAAGCCCCCACAATCAGGTAAATGTCTGGCATACTATGAACGCTACTACTACAACTCAACCACCCATTCCTGCGAGATGTTTGTTTATGGGGGCTGCGAAGGAAACAACAATCGATTTCATACCAAACTGGAGTGCCTGATGGTCTGTGGAAAGTCAG